The Tubulanus polymorphus chromosome 3, tnTubPoly1.2, whole genome shotgun sequence nucleotide sequence TTCAACTTACTGATATCGATGTTCATCTTTCCCTCGGCGTTGAACTTCAGCAAGCCTTTATACGTCGGATAACTGTGCACGCTCCATTCGGAATAAGGCGAATTGGAATCGGTCAGAACGTTGAATAACTCCGGTAAAGGGTTAGGCAGGTCTTCGATTGAGCTCGTACGGAAAATTGAATCGTCCAATCTCGGTTCGGGACACATTCctagaaaatcgaaaaaaaaatattattaacaTCTAGTTATTATAAAGCTATGCTCAGAAAAACTGTACACGTCAGTTCCTttaagaaaaatttcaaaacgcCCCATGAAAAATTGTGCAACTAAACCACATTCCCGTTACTGACTTTAGCATCATTGAACTTACCAACACATGAACAACATTCAACGTAAAGATTTGACAGACAAACGCTGCAATCTTTGCAGCAAGAACAATTGGCCTTGTCAGTCATATCACAGCCGCACGCTCTCAACAGAATACACTTGCTGACGATCGGAGCACAAACTGCTTCATTACACGCACTCGATTTCTCAGCCAGAACAATCAGCGTAAAAGTAGCGACCGAAATGAAAGTGGCGATCCTCATTTTCGGGAGTTAATTAACTAGGTCCAAACGGACAGAAGAGGTGTCAGTGGACAGGAACGGAGGAGCTGAAGAAAGAGGTTGATATCTATCTGAAATGGAAGAAGATGTCGATGGAAAAATTgaaacaacaaacaaaaaagACTGAGACAAGGATCGCAATGTGAAGAGGCGATGAGACGAAGAGTAGAAAGCCATTGAACGATTAGGCGTGataataaatttaaaaagaagtAGGTTGGTCTTACAAAAGGTAATAATTCATGCACTACAAAAACGAATTGTTTACCTTAAACAAAACacgaaaaagataaaaacttttttacccaaactttttttttcgcGAAATATACCATGTCACTCAAACAGCACTGATTGCTGCGCCACCTATTAATCCGCTAATGAGTCCTTAAACGAGTTGTAGTGAAAACCAATGGATGCAAAGATGCAGGATTCTGaaattcactttttcattgatttttgtttctaaGATTTTAAAATGATAGGTGTATGTCAGTAACTGAAAATTATAGAAAAGGGGGAGATtaccatcatcatcagttgCGAAAGTGATAGTAAGATAATAAAATGGTACGTAAACGGCGGCTGTCAGGGACTTGACACAGAAGGATTTTAACTCCAGTCTCCagtagtctagtacctagccgttgttcctgaaacaacggaaccgtaacaacgactggtattcagactagtcTCCagctagtctgaataccagtcgttgttacggttccgttgtttcaggaacaacggctaggtactagactagtcTCCAGCATGTCCAGTATCCTATGTACTATAATCCTATATTatggtaaaagtgcagatcagcacctctcgtgattgacgcaatctgctgaatgacaCTGACAGAATCCTGTCTAAAATCTGTCTACTCTCTCTAagtgaagatatcttaaaattaaccaatggcaatgtaggctactgaattgctgatgacattttgaatctgaaacaatgatattgaacataattgattgaaccgtttacgcggagaggtgcggatATGCGCTTTTACcctatattatatatagtacctaagatatatcctaggtactatatataattTAGTTCCTAGGATACTGAGGTCAAAATCCTTTCgtgtcaagtccctgtggGCGGCTGTCGGTGAGTGAGTGTACACTACATGTCTGTCTGCAGTACTCCTTCCTAGTCTACTGTCTAGTACTACTAGTAGCCTAGTACTAaactagccgttgttcctcaaACAtagggaaccgtaacaacgactggtattcagactacagTACTCCCTCCTCTGTCTACTAATTTAGGTGTCTGCAATAATGCaaattatgttttttaatttcagcaGTAAGTGTTTCTTGTTTGGTTTTCGCGATTTCATGATTTGGGTTCATAGCCTTTGACAATCTTTTTCATCTGTTTGTTCCGATTGATTTTTTACAGTCGTTAGTGCAGTTGCCGCCAGGATATCACCATTTGCGTGATCTGAAATCGGGACAAACTTGCAACATTTACGGCgtggtgaaatatttcagcaGGCCGGCACAAAACAAACGAAACCGTACGTATTATTTACACGCAATCATTCATAGTACAGGGGTCTTACAGGAGAGAACGTTATGTACGAAATGAAAAAGGTCTGAATCGGATTGATACCAGTACAAGTACTAATACTCTTGACACTTGAGAAATgcaatttctttattatcagaATTATGATTAGATGGGATTAACCAGGAATTTCTGTACCATATCAGCCAGTATTTGGTTAATGCGAGGACGATGTTGTAATAATATGTGTTGTTGTAACCTGTGGATAAGATACGAAGATTTGTTGTCTTTTTTCAGATGGATACAGCATGTGTATTGCGGTTACTGATCAATCGTTGAATCAATCCTGGGAAAAACTTGTATGCATTTTTTTCGGAAAGAATTCGGCTGACTTTCCGTCGATTGATGTGGGTGATGTTATACGTTTTAATCGTCTGGAGGTATGTACCGTTCGTTTTCTCCCCTACAATTCGACAAATGCATACGTTTTGGGTAGGCCTGGACTCCGCTTGCCTCGTATCTAGCTAAAGCTCTGGGGTGATCGAAGTCTGTCGTATGGCAAATCCCTTTTAATGCCTTATCCAACGTTGATTGTACAATTACACCGAACTATCATCcttttgtaaatattatcatgcaatttttcggaaaatttcggaaaatgaaaatattttccaggTTCGTGTGGTTTCACAGTTTCTTTGGGTTTTTGTAGATATGTATGTTTAATGGAGGACCACAAGGTAAAGCAGCACCAGGCTTCACATCAGTGGTTTTCCCTCGAGATAAGAGCGATCCTCGGCCTTCGAAACCGGGTTGCGGTATTAccacaaaag carries:
- the LOC141901892 gene encoding twisted gastrulation protein homolog 1-A-like, yielding MRIATFISVATFTLIVLAEKSSACNEAVCAPIVSKCILLRACGCDMTDKANCSCCKDCSVCLSNLYVECCSCVGMCPEPRLDDSIFRTSSIEDLPNPLPELFNVLTDSNSPYSEWSVHSYPTYKGLLKFNAEGKMNIDISDPEFQKYQHGFPPEAFKNCSVAFMASCMPLRKCKSGCKSMGATKMRWFHQYGCCQCIGSTCFDYGLDEARCANCPAKEDRLDAQIHGGPDVKYMAEMNKEVVEEELDDGILKNDLEF